Proteins co-encoded in one Solea senegalensis isolate Sse05_10M linkage group LG8, IFAPA_SoseM_1, whole genome shotgun sequence genomic window:
- the taf15 gene encoding TATA-binding protein-associated factor 2N isoform X2, producing MATDSGYGQYGGGSQSYGSYGGQQGGQGYGQGNNGSGSFTQPEGYTQPQSQTFNNYGQESSGFSDKSTFEQPGSFGGQGQAGESYGQQSSYSSQGQGGGSQYGGQGRGGESYGQQGGGAGYGGQGRGGAGGAGGEGFGQQSSYGSQGQEASSGGYGRWSEGEGGGQGGRFGRDSGDRSEGGAFRGRGRGSYDRSGSGGYERGGFDRSGSGGYDRSGRGGPPGMGGGDRGGYKNYGGSRDYGSRDEPAAGEQDNSDNNTIFVEGLGEDSTEQEVGDYFKQIGVLKVNKKTGRPMIKLYNDKATGLPKGEATVSYDDPPSAKAAIDWFNGKEFKGKALKVSFATCRAEFTQRGGGRGRGGGGGGGGGGGGGGFRGRGGGGPNFDIKGGDWPCPNSSCGNMNFARRQECNKCGAPRPGDGGFGGGDRGGRGGFGGDRGGGFRGRGGFRGGDRGGYGGGGGGGGFGGGYKMGGRGDRRDDRRDRPY from the exons ATGGCCACTG ATTCAGGCTACGGTCAGTATGGCGGTGGCTCACAAAG CTATGGGTCGTATGGCGGTCAGCAAGGTGGACAG GGTTATGGTCAAGGAAATAATGGCAGTGGCTCTTTCACACAACCAg AAGGGTATACCCAGCCTCAAAGCCAAACCTTTAATAATTATGGGCAAGAATCATCTGG GTTCAGTGACAAGTCGACCTTTGAGCAGCCAGGTTCCTTTGGTGGCCAGGGACAAGCGGGAGAAAGTTATGGTCAACAAAGCTCTTATAGCAGCCAAGGACAGGGTGGTGGTAGTCAATATGGAGGCCAGGGGCGAGGAGGAGAAAGTTATGGACAACAAGGTGGTGGTGCTGGATATGGTGGCCAGGGCCGAGGAGGTGCaggaggtgcaggaggagaaggattTGGACAACAGAGTTCTTATGGTAGCCAGGGACAAGAAGCCAGCAGCGGTGGCTATGGAAGATGGAGTGAAG GTGAAGGTGGCGGTCAGGGTGGGAGGTTTGGACGCGATTCTGGTGACCGGTCAGAAGGAGGGGCCTTCAGAGGCCGAGGCCGCGGTAGCTATGACCGCAGTGGTAGTGGTGGATACGAGCGTG GTGGCTTTGACCGCAGTGGTAGTGGTGGATACGACCGAAGCGGAAGAGGCGGACCTCCTGGTATGGG AGGTGGTGACCGTGGTGGCTACAAAAATTACGGTG GCTCTCGAGACTATGGCTCAAGGGATGAACCAG CTGCTGGAGAGCAGGACAACTCTGACAACAACACCATTTTTGTTGAGGGACTTGGAGAAGATTccaccgaacaggaagtcggcgaTTACTTCAAGCAGATCGGTGTCCTCAAG gtgAACAAGAAAACTGGGCGGCCAATGATCAAACTCTACAATGATAAGGCCACTGGTCTGCCAAAAGGAGAAGCCACAGTATCTTATGATGACCCACCCTCTGCCAAGGCTGCTATTGATTGGTTTAATG GCAAGGAGTTCAAAGGAAAAGCCCTCAAAGTATCCTTCGCCACATGTAGAGCTGAGTTCACACAGAGGGGAGGTGGAAGAggacgtggaggaggaggaggaggaggcggtggcggaggaggtggag gtTTCAGAGGACGTGGTGGTGGAGGACCCAACTTTGATATCAAGGGAGGAGACTGGCCCTGTCCAAACAG CTCCTGTGGCAACATGAATTTTGCGCGGCGACAGGAGTGCAACAAGTGTGGTGCACCTAGACCAGGAGATGGAGGTTTTGGaggtggag ACCGTGGAGGCAGAGGAGGTTTTGGCGGTGACCGAGGCGGTGGCTTCAGAGGTCGTGGTGGATTTCGTGGGGGAGACCGTGGAGGCTATGGAGGAggtggcggcggtggtggtTTCGGGGGTGGCTACAAGATGGGAGGAAG AGGTGACCGCAGAGACGACAGAAGAGACCGGCCATACTAA
- the taf15 gene encoding TATA-binding protein-associated factor 2N isoform X3 → MAVAHKAMGRMAVSKVDRVMVKEIMAVALSHNQKGIPSLKAKPLIIMGKNHLGSVTSRPLSSQVPLVARDKREKVMVNKALIAAKDRVVVVNMEARGEEEKVMDNKVVVLDMVARAEEVQEVQEEKDLDNRVLMVARDKKPAAVAMEDGVKVKVAVRVGGLDAILVTGQKEGPSEAEAAVAMTAVVVVDTSVVAMTAVVVVDTSVVALTAVVVVDTTEAEEADLLVWGSRDYGSRDEPAAGEQDNSDNNTIFVEGLGEDSTEQEVGDYFKQIGVLKVNKKTGRPMIKLYNDKATGLPKGEATVSYDDPPSAKAAIDWFNGKEFKGKALKVSFATCRAEFTQRGGGRGRGGGGGGGGGGGGGGFRGRGGGGPNFDIKGGDWPCPNSSCGNMNFARRQECNKCGAPRPGDGGFGGGDRGGRGGFGGDRGGGFRGRGGFRGGDRGGYGGGGGGGGFGGGYKMGGRGDRRDDRRDRPY, encoded by the exons ATGGCGGTGGCTCACAAAG CTATGGGTCGTATGGCGGTCAGCAAGGTGGACAG GGTTATGGTCAAGGAAATAATGGCAGTGGCTCTTTCACACAACCAg AAGGGTATACCCAGCCTCAAAGCCAAACCTTTAATAATTATGGGCAAGAATCATCTGG GTTCAGTGACAAGTCGACCTTTGAGCAGCCAGGTTCCTTTGGTGGCCAGGGACAAGCGGGAGAAAGTTATGGTCAACAAAGCTCTTATAGCAGCCAAGGACAGGGTGGTGGTAGTCAATATGGAGGCCAGGGGCGAGGAGGAGAAAGTTATGGACAACAAGGTGGTGGTGCTGGATATGGTGGCCAGGGCCGAGGAGGTGCaggaggtgcaggaggagaaggattTGGACAACAGAGTTCTTATGGTAGCCAGGGACAAGAAGCCAGCAGCGGTGGCTATGGAAGATGGAGTGAAG GTGAAGGTGGCGGTCAGGGTGGGAGGTTTGGACGCGATTCTGGTGACCGGTCAGAAGGAGGGGCCTTCAGAGGCCGAGGCCGCGGTAGCTATGACCGCAGTGGTAGTGGTGGATACGAGCGTGGTGGCTATGACCGCAGTGGTAGTGGTGGATACGAGCGTGGTGGCTTTGACCGCAGTGGTAGTGGTGGATACGACCGAAGCGGAAGAGGCGGACCTCCTGGTATGGG GCTCTCGAGACTATGGCTCAAGGGATGAACCAG CTGCTGGAGAGCAGGACAACTCTGACAACAACACCATTTTTGTTGAGGGACTTGGAGAAGATTccaccgaacaggaagtcggcgaTTACTTCAAGCAGATCGGTGTCCTCAAG gtgAACAAGAAAACTGGGCGGCCAATGATCAAACTCTACAATGATAAGGCCACTGGTCTGCCAAAAGGAGAAGCCACAGTATCTTATGATGACCCACCCTCTGCCAAGGCTGCTATTGATTGGTTTAATG GCAAGGAGTTCAAAGGAAAAGCCCTCAAAGTATCCTTCGCCACATGTAGAGCTGAGTTCACACAGAGGGGAGGTGGAAGAggacgtggaggaggaggaggaggaggcggtggcggaggaggtggag gtTTCAGAGGACGTGGTGGTGGAGGACCCAACTTTGATATCAAGGGAGGAGACTGGCCCTGTCCAAACAG CTCCTGTGGCAACATGAATTTTGCGCGGCGACAGGAGTGCAACAAGTGTGGTGCACCTAGACCAGGAGATGGAGGTTTTGGaggtggag ACCGTGGAGGCAGAGGAGGTTTTGGCGGTGACCGAGGCGGTGGCTTCAGAGGTCGTGGTGGATTTCGTGGGGGAGACCGTGGAGGCTATGGAGGAggtggcggcggtggtggtTTCGGGGGTGGCTACAAGATGGGAGGAAG AGGTGACCGCAGAGACGACAGAAGAGACCGGCCATACTAA
- the mmp28 gene encoding matrix metalloproteinase-28, whose amino-acid sequence MIRRSPQQWDLRAAWILTVTTLMSAHSTGGSPLLPQPEVFLEKYGYLHQDDHIHNAVEVKSAVREFQWLSRLPVTGELDSATLRQMAEPRCGVSDEGSHQIWALRVNGIFTGKRVTAGRRKRSVTQVEKWYKRHLTYQIVNWPRHLSLGSVRLVVHAAFQLWSNVSGLVFQDAPEGPADIRLAFYEGDHNDGVNNAFDGPGGTLAHAFLPRRGEAHFDKAERWTLNGHKGHNLFMVTAHEIGHTLGLEHSPVRHALMSPYYRKLGRNLVPSWDDIIAVQQLYGKPSGDRAMRLPGQVLHAALQEWEFRELHDRHKSTDQPFYCHGVFDAITMDQNDTVLVFRGSVYWTVSAEGRVTGPLHLRQRWSDLPPAIEAAAFSPLDSKWYFFKGKRMWRYTDSVLDSGFPRKSSESGLPNHPDSAFYYSPLGHMVLFKGSRYYVLNLRTLHQEPYYPRRLTDWTGVPQGTNGALTRPGGHLYLFREHRFWTFDPVKVRVTREGRWAKDLSWTGCSNTPQNNNIL is encoded by the exons ATGATCCGCAGATCTCCCCAGCAGTGGGACCTAAGGGCCGCCTGGATCCTCACCGTCACTACCCTCATGAGCGCTCACTCCACCGGAGGATCACCGCTGCTCCCACAGCCTGAG GTTTTTCTGGAAAAGTACGGCTACCTCCATCAGGACGACCATATCCACAATGCAGTAGAGGTGAAGTCAGCCGTTCG CGAGTTCCAGTGGCTGTCCCGGCTTCCTGTCACAGGTGAACTTGACAGCGCCACCCTGAGGCAGATGGCGGAGCCTCGCTGTGGAGTGTCGGATGAGGGCAGCCACCAGATCTGGGCTCTGAGGGTGAACGGCATCTTTACTGGAAAGAGAGTCACGGCAGGACGCAGGAAACGCTCTGTCACACAAG TGGAGAAATGGTACAAACGCCACCTGACTTATCAGATCGTGAACTGGCCTCGTCATCTGTCCCTGGGCTCGGTGCGTCTGGTGGTGCACGCGGCTTTCCAGCTGTGGAGCAACGTGTCGGGCCTGGTGTTCCAGGACGCCCCTGAAGGACCTGCAGATATCCGGCTGGCTTTTTACGAGGGAGACCACAATGATGGCGTCAACAATGCCTTTGATGGACCAG GGGGAACTCTGGCTCACGCCTTCCTGCCGCGCCGGGGCGAGGCCCACTTCGACAAGGCGGAAAGGTGGACGCTAAACGGACACAAAGGACACAACCTTTTCATGGTGACTGCCCACGAGATCGGACACACACTGGGACTGGAGCACTCCCCGGTGCGCCACGCCCTTATGTCGCCTTATTACAGGAAACTGGGACGCAACCTGGTGCCGAGCTGGGACGACATCATTGCAGTGCAGCAGCTGTATG GTAAACCGTCAGGAGACCGCGCCATGAGGCTGCCGGGTCAGGTTTTACACGCTGCGCTGCAGGAGTGGGAGTTCAGAGAGCTTCACGACAGACATAAAAGCACAGACCAGCCTTTCTACTGCCATGGTGTCTTTGATGCCATCACTATGG ACCAGAACGACACGGTGCTGGTGTTTCGGGGCAGTGTGTATTGGACAGTGTCGGCTGAGGGCAGAGTCACTGGTCCTCTGCATCTCCGCCAGCGCTGGTCTGACCTCCCGCCTGCCATCGAGGCCGCTGCCTTCTCCCCACTGGACTCCAAGTGGTATTTTTTCAAAG GGAAGCGGATGTGGCGTTACACGGACAGCGTGCTGGACTCTGGCTTCCCCAGGAAAAGCAGTGAGTCGGGGCTGCCGAACCACCCCGACAGCGCCTTCTACTACTCTCCTCTGGGTCACATGGTCCTCTTCAAAGGCTCACGCTACTATGTGCTGAACCTCAGGACCCTGCACCAAGAGCCCTACTACCCGCGCAGGCTCACAGACTGGACTGGCGTGCCACAGGGGACCAATGGGGCACTGACCCGTCCAGGCGGACACCTCTACTTGTTCAGAGAACATCGCTTCTGGACGTTTGACCCGGTCAAGGTGCGAGTCACCAGAGAGGGTCGGTGGGCTAAGGATCTGAGCTGGACTGGTTGCAGCAACACACCTCAGAACAACAACATCCTTTGA
- the taf15 gene encoding TATA-binding protein-associated factor 2N isoform X4: MAVAHKAMGRMAVSKVDRVMVKEIMAVALSHNQKGIPSLKAKPLIIMGKNHLGSVTSRPLSSQVPLVARDKREKVMVNKALIAAKDRVVVVNMEARGEEEKVMDNKVVVLDMVARAEEVQEVQEEKDLDNRVLMVARDKKPAAVAMEDGVKVKVAVRVGGLDAILVTGQKEGPSEAEAAVAMTAVVVVDTSVVALTAVVVVDTTEAEEADLLVWGSRDYGSRDEPAAGEQDNSDNNTIFVEGLGEDSTEQEVGDYFKQIGVLKVNKKTGRPMIKLYNDKATGLPKGEATVSYDDPPSAKAAIDWFNGKEFKGKALKVSFATCRAEFTQRGGGRGRGGGGGGGGGGGGGGFRGRGGGGPNFDIKGGDWPCPNSSCGNMNFARRQECNKCGAPRPGDGGFGGGDRGGRGGFGGDRGGGFRGRGGFRGGDRGGYGGGGGGGGFGGGYKMGGRGDRRDDRRDRPY, translated from the exons ATGGCGGTGGCTCACAAAG CTATGGGTCGTATGGCGGTCAGCAAGGTGGACAG GGTTATGGTCAAGGAAATAATGGCAGTGGCTCTTTCACACAACCAg AAGGGTATACCCAGCCTCAAAGCCAAACCTTTAATAATTATGGGCAAGAATCATCTGG GTTCAGTGACAAGTCGACCTTTGAGCAGCCAGGTTCCTTTGGTGGCCAGGGACAAGCGGGAGAAAGTTATGGTCAACAAAGCTCTTATAGCAGCCAAGGACAGGGTGGTGGTAGTCAATATGGAGGCCAGGGGCGAGGAGGAGAAAGTTATGGACAACAAGGTGGTGGTGCTGGATATGGTGGCCAGGGCCGAGGAGGTGCaggaggtgcaggaggagaaggattTGGACAACAGAGTTCTTATGGTAGCCAGGGACAAGAAGCCAGCAGCGGTGGCTATGGAAGATGGAGTGAAG GTGAAGGTGGCGGTCAGGGTGGGAGGTTTGGACGCGATTCTGGTGACCGGTCAGAAGGAGGGGCCTTCAGAGGCCGAGGCCGCGGTAGCTATGACCGCAGTGGTAGTGGTGGATACGAGCGTG GTGGCTTTGACCGCAGTGGTAGTGGTGGATACGACCGAAGCGGAAGAGGCGGACCTCCTGGTATGGG GCTCTCGAGACTATGGCTCAAGGGATGAACCAG CTGCTGGAGAGCAGGACAACTCTGACAACAACACCATTTTTGTTGAGGGACTTGGAGAAGATTccaccgaacaggaagtcggcgaTTACTTCAAGCAGATCGGTGTCCTCAAG gtgAACAAGAAAACTGGGCGGCCAATGATCAAACTCTACAATGATAAGGCCACTGGTCTGCCAAAAGGAGAAGCCACAGTATCTTATGATGACCCACCCTCTGCCAAGGCTGCTATTGATTGGTTTAATG GCAAGGAGTTCAAAGGAAAAGCCCTCAAAGTATCCTTCGCCACATGTAGAGCTGAGTTCACACAGAGGGGAGGTGGAAGAggacgtggaggaggaggaggaggaggcggtggcggaggaggtggag gtTTCAGAGGACGTGGTGGTGGAGGACCCAACTTTGATATCAAGGGAGGAGACTGGCCCTGTCCAAACAG CTCCTGTGGCAACATGAATTTTGCGCGGCGACAGGAGTGCAACAAGTGTGGTGCACCTAGACCAGGAGATGGAGGTTTTGGaggtggag ACCGTGGAGGCAGAGGAGGTTTTGGCGGTGACCGAGGCGGTGGCTTCAGAGGTCGTGGTGGATTTCGTGGGGGAGACCGTGGAGGCTATGGAGGAggtggcggcggtggtggtTTCGGGGGTGGCTACAAGATGGGAGGAAG AGGTGACCGCAGAGACGACAGAAGAGACCGGCCATACTAA
- the taf15 gene encoding TATA-binding protein-associated factor 2N isoform X1 codes for MATDSGYGQYGGGSQSYGSYGGQQGGQGYGQGNNGSGSFTQPEGYTQPQSQTFNNYGQESSGFSDKSTFEQPGSFGGQGQAGESYGQQSSYSSQGQGGGSQYGGQGRGGESYGQQGGGAGYGGQGRGGAGGAGGEGFGQQSSYGSQGQEASSGGYGRWSEGEGGGQGGRFGRDSGDRSEGGAFRGRGRGSYDRSGSGGYERGGYDRSGSGGYERGGFDRSGSGGYDRSGRGGPPGMGGGDRGGYKNYGGSRDYGSRDEPAAGEQDNSDNNTIFVEGLGEDSTEQEVGDYFKQIGVLKVNKKTGRPMIKLYNDKATGLPKGEATVSYDDPPSAKAAIDWFNGKEFKGKALKVSFATCRAEFTQRGGGRGRGGGGGGGGGGGGGGFRGRGGGGPNFDIKGGDWPCPNSSCGNMNFARRQECNKCGAPRPGDGGFGGGDRGGRGGFGGDRGGGFRGRGGFRGGDRGGYGGGGGGGGFGGGYKMGGRGDRRDDRRDRPY; via the exons ATGGCCACTG ATTCAGGCTACGGTCAGTATGGCGGTGGCTCACAAAG CTATGGGTCGTATGGCGGTCAGCAAGGTGGACAG GGTTATGGTCAAGGAAATAATGGCAGTGGCTCTTTCACACAACCAg AAGGGTATACCCAGCCTCAAAGCCAAACCTTTAATAATTATGGGCAAGAATCATCTGG GTTCAGTGACAAGTCGACCTTTGAGCAGCCAGGTTCCTTTGGTGGCCAGGGACAAGCGGGAGAAAGTTATGGTCAACAAAGCTCTTATAGCAGCCAAGGACAGGGTGGTGGTAGTCAATATGGAGGCCAGGGGCGAGGAGGAGAAAGTTATGGACAACAAGGTGGTGGTGCTGGATATGGTGGCCAGGGCCGAGGAGGTGCaggaggtgcaggaggagaaggattTGGACAACAGAGTTCTTATGGTAGCCAGGGACAAGAAGCCAGCAGCGGTGGCTATGGAAGATGGAGTGAAG GTGAAGGTGGCGGTCAGGGTGGGAGGTTTGGACGCGATTCTGGTGACCGGTCAGAAGGAGGGGCCTTCAGAGGCCGAGGCCGCGGTAGCTATGACCGCAGTGGTAGTGGTGGATACGAGCGTGGTGGCTATGACCGCAGTGGTAGTGGTGGATACGAGCGTGGTGGCTTTGACCGCAGTGGTAGTGGTGGATACGACCGAAGCGGAAGAGGCGGACCTCCTGGTATGGG AGGTGGTGACCGTGGTGGCTACAAAAATTACGGTG GCTCTCGAGACTATGGCTCAAGGGATGAACCAG CTGCTGGAGAGCAGGACAACTCTGACAACAACACCATTTTTGTTGAGGGACTTGGAGAAGATTccaccgaacaggaagtcggcgaTTACTTCAAGCAGATCGGTGTCCTCAAG gtgAACAAGAAAACTGGGCGGCCAATGATCAAACTCTACAATGATAAGGCCACTGGTCTGCCAAAAGGAGAAGCCACAGTATCTTATGATGACCCACCCTCTGCCAAGGCTGCTATTGATTGGTTTAATG GCAAGGAGTTCAAAGGAAAAGCCCTCAAAGTATCCTTCGCCACATGTAGAGCTGAGTTCACACAGAGGGGAGGTGGAAGAggacgtggaggaggaggaggaggaggcggtggcggaggaggtggag gtTTCAGAGGACGTGGTGGTGGAGGACCCAACTTTGATATCAAGGGAGGAGACTGGCCCTGTCCAAACAG CTCCTGTGGCAACATGAATTTTGCGCGGCGACAGGAGTGCAACAAGTGTGGTGCACCTAGACCAGGAGATGGAGGTTTTGGaggtggag ACCGTGGAGGCAGAGGAGGTTTTGGCGGTGACCGAGGCGGTGGCTTCAGAGGTCGTGGTGGATTTCGTGGGGGAGACCGTGGAGGCTATGGAGGAggtggcggcggtggtggtTTCGGGGGTGGCTACAAGATGGGAGGAAG AGGTGACCGCAGAGACGACAGAAGAGACCGGCCATACTAA